One genomic window of Kosmotoga olearia TBF 19.5.1 includes the following:
- a CDS encoding helix-turn-helix domain-containing protein: MSIGSRIKQARIRNNMSLRKLSEKVGVSAMAISKYERDEDVPSSKVLIRLSKALNVKVEYFFRPDLFPIESLSQVSYRKHSKLGKKILNAIKESIKEWLERYIEIETIVYGSPCVFKIPKIDLVVNEYSDIEKIALDLRNNWELGMDPIDNITLTLEDKNIKILILDTVDRFDACTFWVNKDIPVIVIKSNISKERQRFNLAHELGHLLLKINENLDEEKVAHRFAGAFLIPKDTFISEIGPKRKRIGIEELRILKQKYGISMQSIVKRARDLNVISQNTYKQIFIQFRTMGISKDEPGDTEIMETSSRFEQLVLKALSEELISQMKAAELLGVSLQQLQKELFNETKELC, from the coding sequence ATGAGTATCGGAAGCAGAATCAAACAAGCTCGGATAAGAAATAATATGAGTCTAAGAAAACTATCAGAAAAAGTCGGTGTTTCTGCAATGGCCATTTCGAAATATGAAAGAGATGAAGATGTACCAAGTTCAAAAGTGCTCATAAGATTATCAAAAGCCCTCAATGTCAAGGTTGAGTATTTTTTCAGACCAGACCTATTTCCAATAGAGTCACTCTCACAAGTATCTTATAGAAAACATTCCAAATTGGGTAAAAAAATACTGAATGCAATCAAAGAATCTATTAAAGAATGGCTTGAAAGATATATTGAAATTGAAACCATTGTATATGGATCCCCTTGTGTTTTCAAAATACCGAAAATAGACCTCGTGGTTAATGAATACTCAGATATTGAAAAAATAGCACTTGACCTGAGAAATAACTGGGAACTTGGTATGGATCCCATTGACAACATAACTTTAACGTTAGAGGACAAAAATATAAAAATACTTATACTCGACACCGTTGACAGATTTGACGCCTGTACCTTCTGGGTAAACAAAGATATTCCCGTGATAGTAATAAAAAGCAACATCTCGAAAGAAAGACAACGTTTCAACCTTGCACATGAACTAGGACACTTATTATTGAAGATTAATGAAAACCTGGACGAAGAAAAAGTAGCTCACAGATTTGCCGGGGCATTTCTGATTCCTAAAGATACTTTTATTTCGGAAATCGGCCCAAAAAGAAAACGAATTGGTATAGAAGAATTGAGAATATTAAAACAAAAATATGGAATCAGCATGCAATCAATTGTAAAACGCGCAAGAGACTTGAATGTTATTAGTCAAAACACTTATAAGCAGATCTTTATTCAATTTAGAACTATGGGCATAAGCAAGGACGAACCCGGAGATACTGAGATAATGGAAACTTCGTCGCGCTTTGAACAACTCGTTTTAAAAGCATTAAGTGAGGAACTGATATCCCAAATGAAAGCAGCTGAGTTACTTGGAGTATCGCTGCAACAGCTACAAAAGGAGCTGTTCAATGAAACAAAAGAACTCTGCTGA
- a CDS encoding CapA family protein, translating to MKILDEGANVIIGHHPHVLQDFECYTTADGRKGIVFYSLGNWTTAMNPVYTKTTSVVKLLLSEEEEPLVVKPGTLRFQKMSKL from the coding sequence ATGAAGATTCTGGATGAAGGAGCGAATGTGATTATCGGTCATCATCCCCATGTTCTGCAGGACTTTGAGTGCTACACAACAGCTGATGGCAGAAAAGGCATCGTTTTCTACTCACTAGGAAACTGGACGACTGCCATGAACCCGGTTTACACAAAGACAACTTCGGTTGTTAAACTATTACTGAGTGAAGAGGAAGAACCACTTGTGGTAAAACCAGGAACTTTAAGGTTCCAAAAGATGTCTAAGCTTTGA
- a CDS encoding alpha/beta hydrolase, producing MIKQINTAKIKRIIKVIVAFSLVMIGFAWNWAVVFFALLVLNIKTLYRALLGKLPLDVPDESFFGPESHIYKREGNANLKLDIFYPKEGLTVSENYPVVFFAHGGGWISGSRRQANNISWCRYLASKGFAVVNIDYRFGYLSQIDDILRDYADALDFIRKQAEEFKIDSSRIALMGLSAGGHLSLFHATYNSYWKKVENMEGIKCVVAWYAPSDLMDLWDDDVESLFARFAVAATLKGLPTKKKENYIHYSPINWVSERMVPTFLVHGSADKVVPVKSSIKLFKRLMEFNVPSVLKIYNGADHAFEFELKTPKTIRFIEETVEFIRSHV from the coding sequence ATGATAAAACAAATCAACACGGCAAAAATCAAAAGGATAATTAAAGTGATCGTTGCTTTTTCTCTGGTAATGATAGGCTTCGCATGGAACTGGGCAGTTGTTTTCTTTGCCCTTCTCGTTCTGAATATAAAAACTTTATATCGTGCCCTGCTGGGGAAACTGCCCCTGGACGTTCCGGATGAGTCATTCTTTGGCCCTGAAAGCCACATTTACAAACGCGAAGGTAATGCAAACCTAAAACTCGATATCTTCTATCCAAAAGAAGGGCTTACGGTGTCGGAAAATTACCCTGTTGTCTTTTTCGCTCACGGTGGAGGCTGGATAAGTGGCTCCAGGCGACAGGCTAACAATATCTCGTGGTGCAGGTACCTGGCATCAAAAGGCTTTGCGGTTGTAAACATTGACTATCGTTTTGGTTATCTCTCCCAAATAGACGATATTCTCAGAGATTACGCGGACGCTTTGGATTTCATCAGGAAACAGGCAGAAGAATTCAAAATCGATTCTTCCAGAATAGCGTTGATGGGACTTTCAGCTGGCGGTCACCTCTCTCTATTTCATGCCACCTACAATTCCTATTGGAAAAAAGTTGAAAATATGGAAGGCATTAAATGTGTGGTAGCATGGTACGCACCCTCAGACTTGATGGATCTATGGGACGACGACGTGGAATCACTCTTTGCTCGTTTTGCCGTTGCCGCCACACTGAAAGGGCTACCAACAAAGAAAAAAGAGAACTACATTCACTACTCTCCCATAAACTGGGTTTCAGAAAGGATGGTCCCCACTTTCCTCGTTCACGGCAGTGCTGATAAAGTTGTTCCGGTTAAGTCGTCCATCAAACTCTTCAAAAGACTAATGGAGTTTAACGTTCCATCAGTCTTGAAGATTTATAATGGAGCGGACCATGCCTTTGAGTTTGAGCTTAAAACACCTAAAACAATACGTTTTATAGAAGAAACGGTTGAATTTATACGTTCACACGTTTAG
- a CDS encoding alpha/beta hydrolase has product MNPTFDYEKRKIDFSSGYIFKGKHYRCSIIKYPSFYEHAAKGTEMVEIYHFTPKEKPAGSILILHGLGSRNIPFLFWMGSHLASAGLQSSVMILPGNYTRTADHSVSGKDFFSTDLNRLISFWEHAVVDTRTTLDLLEQEGVWLDNNCVLGYCLGGMVSIIVNALEQDRIKQAILMTVGGNMARILWESPTLIFARRKFKSGEGKTGFLNDRERLIRTFNDDIKRLKSFSSVHDLLNSDVHPLFKVDPLAYAPFIPADKVTMIEAFFDRTLPKQSRKLLWKLLGKPKRYIVPMGHVSWLPFEYALGKFVLKKMGIKEAKKRMRLLESTKVEEPIDDESIK; this is encoded by the coding sequence ATGAACCCCACCTTTGATTACGAGAAAAGAAAAATAGATTTTTCCAGCGGCTATATATTCAAAGGTAAGCACTACAGGTGTTCCATAATCAAATATCCCTCTTTCTACGAACATGCCGCTAAAGGGACCGAAATGGTAGAAATCTACCACTTTACGCCAAAGGAAAAACCTGCGGGTTCTATTCTCATTCTTCATGGGTTAGGATCAAGAAACATCCCATTCCTGTTCTGGATGGGAAGCCATTTAGCGAGTGCAGGCCTTCAGTCTTCTGTCATGATCCTGCCCGGCAATTACACCAGAACGGCAGATCATTCAGTGAGTGGAAAAGACTTTTTCTCTACAGACTTAAACCGGCTCATTTCCTTCTGGGAACACGCCGTTGTGGATACAAGAACTACTCTCGACCTGCTCGAACAGGAAGGTGTCTGGCTCGATAATAATTGTGTGCTTGGTTATTGTCTTGGTGGAATGGTTTCAATTATTGTCAATGCCCTTGAGCAAGACAGGATAAAACAGGCAATCCTCATGACTGTTGGTGGCAACATGGCAAGAATTCTGTGGGAATCACCAACCCTGATATTTGCCAGGCGCAAATTTAAAAGCGGAGAGGGAAAAACGGGTTTTTTGAACGACAGAGAGAGACTCATAAGAACTTTCAATGATGATATAAAAAGGTTAAAAAGCTTCTCGAGTGTTCATGATCTCCTGAACTCAGATGTTCACCCTTTGTTCAAAGTTGATCCACTGGCCTACGCTCCCTTTATCCCCGCAGACAAAGTCACCATGATCGAGGCCTTTTTCGACAGAACTCTGCCTAAACAAAGCCGGAAGCTCCTCTGGAAGTTGCTCGGCAAACCCAAAAGATATATCGTTCCAATGGGACATGTTTCCTGGCTTCCTTTTGAATATGCCCTGGGAAAATTCGTTTTAAAGAAAATGGGGATTAAAGAAGCCAAAAAGAGAATGCGCTTGCTCGAATCCACAAAAGTGGAAGAACCAATTGATGACGAGAGTATCAAATGA
- a CDS encoding GntR family transcriptional regulator, translated as MLRKVDKHSGVPAYIQIMNDIKKEILLGRLKDGDRLPPVRKMADIFGVNTNTVLHSLERLQFEGLLEAEHGVGYFVKVTNEVGKEAIEIIERMVAELKEKGIDLEMAKVLLEEVWKNA; from the coding sequence ATGCTACGAAAGGTTGACAAACATTCCGGCGTCCCGGCATATATTCAAATCATGAATGACATCAAAAAAGAGATATTGTTGGGACGACTGAAAGACGGTGACCGTCTTCCCCCTGTAAGAAAAATGGCTGATATTTTTGGAGTAAATACAAATACAGTGCTTCACTCACTGGAACGCTTACAATTTGAAGGTTTGCTTGAAGCGGAACATGGGGTTGGATATTTTGTGAAAGTTACAAATGAAGTTGGAAAAGAAGCTATTGAGATCATAGAAAGAATGGTAGCAGAACTGAAGGAAAAAGGTATAGATCTCGAGATGGCAAAAGTACTTCTGGAGGAGGTTTGGAAAAATGCTTAA
- a CDS encoding protease complex subunit PrcB family protein, which yields MKKVCVISIFILLVGMLFAQTDISNITLMPVKNVFDNIPFKPFGTRTTNVQILNLTVPESNSYVFIIEGWWFIGISDVKTKYTEIKIQGPGFFVKKTLPLVKSTFYLSLEPQLLILPKTAEKIEVLGIEVEIFDVVKVKLPFKTVKLSVQNIREPGIFPAHFLENELSLTNEIKKDEDVYLVVSAGEMPTGGYSLKIESVERYENKIVVTATLKAPPKGAFTTQVLTYPTQIIKLSGIAPGYYKVILRLKTIKDGDVTLQSFETELKYH from the coding sequence ATGAAGAAAGTATGTGTTATTTCGATTTTTATTCTGCTTGTTGGAATGCTTTTTGCTCAAACGGATATATCCAATATAACCCTTATGCCTGTTAAGAACGTTTTTGATAACATTCCTTTCAAACCTTTCGGTACGAGAACCACCAATGTTCAGATATTGAACCTAACCGTTCCCGAGTCGAATTCTTATGTGTTCATAATAGAAGGCTGGTGGTTTATCGGAATCTCAGACGTTAAAACCAAATATACTGAAATCAAGATTCAGGGGCCGGGATTCTTTGTGAAAAAAACTTTACCCCTTGTTAAAAGCACTTTCTATCTATCTCTAGAACCACAACTGTTGATTCTACCCAAAACAGCGGAGAAAATCGAAGTTCTTGGTATTGAAGTAGAAATCTTTGATGTTGTGAAAGTTAAGCTACCCTTTAAAACAGTGAAACTTTCTGTCCAGAATATTCGTGAGCCCGGGATATTTCCAGCACACTTTTTAGAAAATGAGCTCTCTCTTACCAATGAAATCAAAAAGGATGAAGACGTTTACCTGGTTGTTTCCGCCGGTGAAATGCCCACAGGTGGTTACTCTCTCAAAATAGAAAGTGTAGAACGATACGAAAATAAAATAGTGGTTACCGCCACCCTCAAAGCGCCGCCAAAAGGGGCTTTCACAACGCAGGTGCTAACCTACCCGACGCAAATCATAAAACTTTCCGGGATAGCCCCCGGATATTATAAGGTGATCTTACGATTGAAAACCATCAAAGACGGTGATGTTACCCTGCAATCCTTCGAGACAGAACTTAAGTACCACTGA
- a CDS encoding DUF3368 domain-containing protein — protein sequence MKQKNSAEATVVITDANILIDLKNANLVGALLRTEWRVITTDFVFEELNPSTIAVDSFGIEVINLSGIEIAEIFEIRQNHNRLSIPDISALILAEKIDGILLTGDKRLKSLCLKRNKIGVHGVLWILDQLVNLKIIDSNHAIKAIFKMKFKGARLPEKECQELISKWKEL from the coding sequence ATGAAACAAAAGAACTCTGCTGAAGCAACAGTAGTTATAACAGATGCCAATATATTAATAGATCTAAAAAATGCAAATTTAGTCGGTGCCTTGCTAAGAACCGAATGGCGAGTCATAACAACAGACTTCGTTTTCGAAGAATTGAATCCTTCAACAATAGCCGTAGATTCTTTTGGAATAGAAGTGATAAATCTCTCTGGGATTGAAATAGCTGAGATATTTGAAATCAGGCAAAATCACAATAGATTATCGATACCAGATATATCTGCACTTATACTGGCCGAGAAAATAGATGGCATTCTTTTAACAGGAGATAAAAGATTAAAATCACTCTGTCTCAAAAGAAATAAAATCGGTGTTCATGGTGTGTTATGGATATTGGATCAACTTGTCAATTTGAAAATAATAGACTCCAATCACGCTATTAAAGCAATTTTCAAAATGAAATTCAAAGGAGCAAGGTTACCAGAAAAGGAATGTCAGGAACTTATTTCAAAATGGAAGGAACTTTGA
- the iadA gene encoding beta-aspartyl-peptidase, whose protein sequence is MLLLKDLPVYSSQYIGIKDILICGTRVEAIADKISIDGIDKLKTLYFDSKRHFAVPGFVDGHVHLIGGGGEGGFSTRTREGTPEEFACCGTTAVVGMLGTDSITRDHISLLAKARAFREWGLGAWVLTGSYRYPIKTITGDLAKDIVLIPEVIGVGEVAVSDHRGSNISGAELQRLAMDTRVAAMLAGKKGIVVCHMGNAPERMKPLFKAVENGSLPPKHFIPTHISRNDKLLEEGIKWVKENDGFIDLTAGKNTSSIIMNLRAELGNLNRISVSSDGLGSLPKFDEDGKLIEITAAPVDGLLRVFKELLQKGLSVEEAIKPVCSVPATALGLNRFGYGKIEKGYSASLLVFNTENLNLELVLANGKIVVQKGTLADQR, encoded by the coding sequence ATGTTGTTACTCAAGGATTTGCCAGTGTATTCTTCTCAATATATAGGAATCAAAGATATTTTGATATGTGGGACCAGAGTAGAAGCGATAGCAGACAAAATTTCAATTGACGGCATCGACAAACTTAAGACACTTTATTTTGATTCAAAGAGGCATTTTGCTGTGCCTGGTTTTGTGGATGGTCATGTTCATCTCATTGGTGGAGGTGGAGAAGGAGGGTTCAGCACCCGGACACGAGAGGGAACTCCTGAGGAATTTGCCTGCTGTGGCACTACGGCAGTTGTTGGAATGTTAGGTACTGATAGCATAACCAGAGATCACATTTCGCTTCTTGCCAAAGCGAGGGCTTTCAGAGAATGGGGACTTGGTGCATGGGTGCTCACAGGTTCATATAGATACCCAATCAAGACCATTACTGGTGACCTTGCTAAAGACATCGTACTAATACCCGAAGTCATAGGTGTGGGTGAAGTAGCGGTTTCTGATCACAGGGGAAGCAATATCTCTGGAGCGGAACTCCAGCGCTTGGCGATGGATACGAGAGTGGCCGCTATGCTTGCTGGTAAAAAAGGAATAGTCGTTTGCCATATGGGAAACGCGCCCGAAAGGATGAAACCACTGTTCAAGGCGGTCGAAAACGGTTCACTACCTCCAAAACACTTCATACCAACTCACATTTCAAGAAACGATAAACTCCTTGAAGAAGGAATCAAATGGGTCAAGGAAAATGACGGATTCATAGATCTGACAGCTGGAAAAAATACGTCAAGCATTATCATGAATTTAAGGGCAGAGCTTGGAAATCTCAATCGGATAAGTGTTTCTTCCGATGGTCTCGGAAGCCTTCCCAAATTTGACGAAGATGGCAAACTTATTGAAATCACCGCAGCACCGGTTGATGGACTTTTAAGAGTATTCAAAGAGCTGCTGCAAAAGGGTCTCAGCGTTGAAGAAGCTATCAAACCCGTGTGTTCCGTTCCAGCTACTGCGCTTGGGTTGAACCGTTTTGGTTATGGAAAGATTGAG
- the glpX gene encoding class II fructose-bisphosphatase — translation MIPEITLDMVRVTEAAALMASLYLGRGNKEMVDQYAVDAMRGILDLIDMRGTVVIGEGEKDNAPMLYPGEKVGKWGDDDPEVLIAVDPIDGTRLVAGGRPNAISVIAATENGEIAPLPTHYVDKLAVGKELAGHLDIEATPRENLRIAAAILGVKVSELTVAVLDRERNAELIEAIRSVGARIKLIDDGDIAGAISTALPESGIDIYMGVGGSPEGVLAAAALQCLGGEIQVKCWARNDEEIKKVEKAGFDINKTYRTRDLINGSEVIFSATGVTDGSFLKGVRFHQNQAVTDSIVMRSSTRTIRRIIAYHDLEFKTITTKTEGEKKLINGANWF, via the coding sequence TTGATACCTGAAATAACACTTGATATGGTCAGGGTTACTGAGGCTGCCGCTCTGATGGCCAGTTTGTACCTTGGCCGGGGCAACAAAGAAATGGTGGATCAGTATGCGGTTGATGCGATGAGAGGTATCCTCGATCTTATCGACATGCGGGGGACTGTTGTTATTGGTGAAGGCGAAAAAGACAACGCTCCAATGCTTTATCCTGGCGAAAAAGTTGGTAAATGGGGTGATGACGACCCGGAAGTTCTTATAGCGGTTGATCCAATCGACGGTACCAGGCTGGTTGCAGGCGGTCGACCAAATGCAATAAGCGTCATTGCGGCAACGGAAAATGGTGAAATTGCTCCTCTTCCAACCCATTATGTGGATAAACTTGCGGTTGGCAAAGAACTTGCAGGGCATCTCGATATTGAAGCAACTCCCAGAGAAAACCTCAGGATCGCTGCGGCAATACTCGGAGTCAAGGTTTCTGAACTTACGGTTGCTGTGCTTGATAGGGAAAGAAACGCTGAACTCATCGAAGCTATTAGGAGTGTCGGTGCGAGAATTAAACTGATTGATGATGGCGATATAGCAGGAGCAATTTCCACAGCGCTTCCTGAAAGTGGAATAGATATTTACATGGGCGTCGGTGGTTCCCCCGAAGGTGTTTTAGCAGCAGCGGCACTACAGTGTCTTGGGGGAGAAATCCAGGTCAAATGCTGGGCAAGAAATGATGAAGAAATCAAAAAAGTCGAGAAGGCAGGTTTTGATATCAACAAAACATACAGAACCAGAGACCTGATAAACGGTTCCGAGGTTATCTTTTCCGCAACCGGCGTTACCGATGGCTCATTCTTGAAAGGGGTTCGCTTTCACCAGAACCAGGCTGTCACAGATTCAATAGTGATGAGATCCAGCACCAGAACAATCAGAAGAATCATTGCTTACCACGACCTTGAATTCAAAACCATCACGACAAAAACAGAGGGTGAAAAGAAACTCATAAACGGCGCCAATTGGTTCTAA